A window of the Kosakonia radicincitans DSM 16656 genome harbors these coding sequences:
- the pflB gene encoding formate C-acetyltransferase — MSELNEKLATAWEGFAKGDWQKEVNVRDFIQKNYTPYEGDESFLAGATDATTALWDKVMEGVKLENRTHAPVDFDTSVASTITSHDAGYINKALEKIVGLQTEAPLKRAIIPFGGIKMVEGSCKAYNRELDPMLKKIFTEYRKTHNQGVFDVYTKDILNCRKSGVLTGLPDAYGRGRIIGDYRRVALYGIDFLMKDKYAQFLSLQSDLENGVNLEATIRLREEIAEQHRALGQIKEMAAKYGCDISGPATNAQEAIQWTYFGYLAAVKSQNGAAMSFGRVSTFLDAYIERDLKAGKITEKDAQEMIDHLVMKLRMVRFLRTPEYDELFSGDPIWATESIGGMGVDGRTLVTKNSFRFLNTLYTMGPSPEPNITVLWSEKLPLNFKKFAAKVSIDTSSLQYENDDLMRPDFNNDDYAIACCVSPMVVGKQMQFFGARANLAKTMLYAINGGVDEKLKMQVGPKSEPIKGDLLKFDEVMERMDHFMDWLAKQYVTALNVIHYMHDKYSYEASLMALHDRDVIRTMACGIAGLSVAADSLSAIKYAKVKPIRDEDGLAIDFEIEGEYPQFGNNDARVDDLAVDLVERFMKKIQKLTTYRNAIPTQSVLTITSNVVYGKKTGNTPDGRRAGAPFGPGANPMHGRDQKGAVASLTSVAKLPFAYAKDGISYTFSIVPNALGKDDEVRKTNLAGLMDGYFHHEASIEGGQHLNVNVMNREMLLDAMENPEKYPQLTIRVSGYAVRFNSLTKEQQQDVITRTFTQTM; from the coding sequence ATGTCCGAGCTTAATGAAAAATTAGCCACAGCCTGGGAAGGTTTTGCGAAAGGTGACTGGCAGAAAGAAGTCAACGTACGTGACTTTATCCAGAAAAACTACACCCCATATGAAGGCGACGAGTCCTTCCTGGCTGGCGCTACTGACGCGACCACCGCCCTGTGGGACAAAGTCATGGAAGGGGTTAAACTGGAAAACCGCACTCATGCGCCAGTTGATTTTGACACCTCTGTTGCTTCCACCATTACTTCTCACGACGCTGGCTACATCAACAAAGCGCTTGAGAAAATCGTTGGTCTGCAAACTGAAGCTCCGCTGAAACGCGCTATCATCCCGTTTGGCGGCATCAAAATGGTTGAAGGTTCCTGCAAAGCGTACAATCGCGAACTGGACCCGATGCTGAAAAAAATCTTCACCGAATACCGTAAAACCCATAACCAGGGTGTATTCGATGTTTACACCAAAGACATTCTGAACTGCCGTAAATCCGGTGTTCTGACTGGTCTGCCGGATGCTTACGGCCGTGGTCGTATCATCGGTGACTACCGTCGCGTTGCGCTGTACGGTATCGACTTCCTGATGAAAGACAAATACGCTCAGTTCCTGTCTCTGCAATCCGATCTGGAAAACGGCGTAAATCTGGAAGCGACTATCCGTCTGCGTGAAGAAATCGCTGAACAGCACCGCGCGCTGGGTCAGATCAAAGAGATGGCGGCTAAATACGGCTGCGATATCTCCGGTCCGGCAACTAACGCTCAGGAAGCAATCCAGTGGACCTACTTCGGTTACCTGGCTGCGGTTAAATCTCAGAACGGCGCTGCAATGTCCTTCGGTCGCGTATCCACCTTCCTGGATGCTTACATCGAACGTGACCTGAAAGCAGGCAAAATCACTGAAAAAGACGCTCAGGAAATGATTGACCACCTGGTCATGAAACTGCGTATGGTTCGCTTCCTGCGTACTCCTGAGTATGATGAACTGTTCTCCGGTGACCCGATTTGGGCAACTGAATCTATCGGTGGTATGGGCGTTGATGGCCGTACTCTGGTTACCAAAAACAGCTTCCGTTTCCTGAACACCCTGTACACCATGGGCCCGTCTCCGGAACCGAACATCACCGTTCTGTGGTCTGAAAAACTGCCGCTGAACTTCAAAAAATTCGCTGCGAAAGTCTCCATCGACACCTCTTCTCTGCAGTACGAGAACGATGACCTGATGCGTCCTGACTTCAACAACGACGACTATGCGATTGCTTGCTGCGTAAGCCCGATGGTTGTGGGTAAACAAATGCAGTTCTTCGGTGCTCGCGCTAACCTCGCGAAAACCATGCTGTACGCAATCAACGGCGGCGTTGATGAAAAACTGAAAATGCAGGTTGGTCCGAAATCTGAGCCTATCAAAGGCGACTTGTTGAAATTCGACGAAGTCATGGAACGCATGGATCACTTCATGGACTGGCTGGCTAAACAGTATGTCACCGCACTGAACGTTATCCACTACATGCACGACAAGTACAGCTACGAAGCCTCTCTGATGGCGCTGCACGATCGTGACGTAATTCGCACCATGGCATGTGGTATCGCCGGTCTGTCCGTTGCTGCTGACTCCCTGTCTGCTATCAAATATGCGAAAGTTAAACCGATTCGTGACGAAGACGGTCTGGCAATCGACTTCGAAATCGAAGGCGAATACCCGCAGTTTGGTAACAACGATGCTCGCGTCGATGATCTGGCAGTTGACCTGGTAGAACGTTTCATGAAGAAAATTCAGAAACTGACTACTTACCGCAACGCTATCCCGACTCAGTCTGTTCTGACCATCACCTCTAACGTTGTGTATGGTAAGAAAACCGGTAACACCCCGGATGGCCGTCGCGCTGGCGCTCCGTTCGGACCAGGTGCTAACCCGATGCACGGTCGTGACCAGAAAGGTGCTGTTGCCTCTCTGACTTCCGTTGCTAAACTGCCGTTCGCTTACGCTAAAGATGGTATTTCTTACACCTTCTCTATCGTTCCGAATGCGCTGGGTAAAGACGACGAAGTGCGTAAAACCAACCTCGCGGGTCTGATGGACGGTTACTTCCATCACGAAGCGTCCATCGAAGGTGGTCAGCACCTGAACGTGAACGTGATGAACCGTGAAATGCTGCTCGACGCGATGGAAAACCCGGAAAAATATCCGCAGCTGACCATCCGTGTTTCAGGTTACGCAGTACGCTTCAACTCCCTGACTAAAGAACAGCAGCAGGACGTTATTACTCGTACCTTCACTCAAACCATGTAA
- the serC gene encoding 3-phosphoserine/phosphohydroxythreonine transaminase codes for MTQVFNFSSGPAVLPADVLKQAQQELCDWQGLGTSVMEISHRSKEFIHVAEEAEKDFRDLLNIPSNYKVLFCHGGGRGQFAGIPLNLLGDKTTADYVDAGYWAASAVKEAKKYCVPHVIDAKITVDGLRAVKPMSEWQLSNNAAYLHYCPNETIDGIAIDETPAFASDVVVTADFSSTILSREIDVSRFGVIYAGAQKNIGPAGLTLVIVREDLLGKAHAACPSILDYSVLNDNDSMFNTPPTFAWYLSGLVFKWLKKQGGVAAMEKVNQQKSELLYGVIDRSDFYRNDVAKSNRSRMNIPFQLADSALDKLFLEESFAAGLHALKGHRVVGGMRASIYNAMPLAGVQALTDFMVDFERRHG; via the coding sequence ATGACTCAGGTCTTCAATTTTAGTTCTGGCCCGGCAGTATTACCGGCGGATGTGCTCAAACAGGCGCAACAGGAATTGTGCGACTGGCAAGGTCTTGGCACTTCGGTGATGGAAATTAGCCATCGTAGTAAAGAGTTTATCCATGTGGCTGAAGAGGCGGAGAAGGACTTTCGCGATCTGCTGAACATCCCCTCCAACTATAAGGTTCTGTTCTGTCACGGCGGTGGTCGTGGTCAGTTTGCTGGCATTCCGCTCAATTTACTGGGTGATAAAACCACCGCTGATTATGTTGATGCCGGTTACTGGGCAGCAAGTGCAGTCAAAGAAGCGAAAAAATACTGCGTTCCACACGTTATTGACGCGAAAATCACTGTTGATGGCCTGCGTGCTGTTAAGCCGATGAGCGAATGGCAACTCAGCAATAACGCGGCTTACCTCCATTACTGCCCGAACGAAACGATTGACGGTATCGCGATCGATGAAACCCCTGCGTTTGCCAGTGATGTGGTAGTAACGGCGGATTTCTCTTCAACCATCCTGTCGCGCGAAATTGATGTCAGCCGTTTTGGTGTGATTTATGCGGGCGCACAGAAAAATATCGGTCCGGCAGGTTTAACGCTGGTGATTGTACGTGAAGATCTGCTGGGCAAAGCTCATGCGGCCTGTCCGTCTATCCTCGACTACAGCGTGCTGAATGATAACGACTCTATGTTCAACACGCCGCCGACTTTTGCCTGGTATCTCTCAGGGCTGGTGTTTAAGTGGCTGAAAAAACAGGGCGGCGTCGCCGCAATGGAGAAAGTCAACCAGCAAAAAAGCGAACTGTTGTATGGCGTAATCGACCGCAGCGACTTCTATCGCAATGATGTGGCGAAGTCTAACCGTTCACGCATGAACATTCCGTTCCAACTGGCGGATAGCGCGCTGGACAAACTTTTCCTTGAAGAGTCGTTCGCTGCGGGTCTGCACGCCCTGAAAGGCCACCGCGTCGTTGGCGGTATGCGTGCCTCAATTTATAACGCGATGCCGCTGGCTGGCGTACAGGCGCTGACCGACTTTATGGTTGACTTCGAACGTCGCCACGGTTAA
- the rpsA gene encoding 30S ribosomal protein S1 has protein sequence MTESFAQLFEESLKEIETRPGSIVRGVVVAIDKDVVLVDAGLKSESAIPAEQFKNAQGELEIQVGDEVDVALDAVEDGFGETLLSREKAKRHEAWITLEKAYEDAETVTGVINGKVKGGFTVELNGIRAFLPGSLVDVRPVRDTLHLEGKELEFKVIKLDQKRNNVVVSRRAVIESENSAERDQLLENLQEGMEVKGIVKNLTDYGAFVDLGGVDGLLHITDMAWKRVKHPSEIVNVGDEITVKVLKFDRERTRVSLGLKQLGEDPWVAIAKRYPEGTKLTGRVTNLTDYGCFVEIEEGVEGLVHVSEMDWTNKNIHPSKVVNVGDVVEVMVLDIDEERRRISLCLKQCKSNPWQQFAETHNKGDRVEGKIKSITDFGIFIGLDGGIDGLVHLSDISWNVAGEEAVREYKKGDEIAAVVLQVDAERERISLGVKQLAEDPFNNYVALNKKGAIVNGKVTAVDAKGATVELADGVEGYLRASEASRDRVEDATLVLNVGDDVEAKFTGVDRKNRVVSLSVRAKDEADEKDAIASVNNKQEEGNFSNAMAEAFKAAKGE, from the coding sequence ATGACTGAATCTTTTGCTCAACTCTTTGAAGAGTCCCTGAAAGAAATCGAAACCCGCCCGGGTTCTATCGTTCGTGGTGTTGTTGTTGCTATTGACAAAGACGTAGTACTGGTTGACGCCGGTCTGAAATCTGAGTCCGCCATTCCGGCTGAGCAGTTCAAAAACGCCCAGGGCGAACTGGAAATCCAGGTTGGTGACGAAGTTGACGTTGCTCTGGATGCAGTAGAAGACGGCTTCGGTGAAACCCTGCTGTCCCGTGAGAAAGCTAAACGTCACGAAGCCTGGATCACGCTGGAAAAAGCTTACGAAGACGCTGAAACTGTTACCGGTGTTATCAACGGCAAAGTCAAGGGCGGCTTCACTGTTGAGCTGAACGGTATTCGTGCGTTCCTGCCAGGTTCTCTGGTAGACGTTCGTCCGGTCCGTGACACTCTGCACCTGGAAGGCAAAGAGCTTGAATTCAAAGTAATCAAGCTTGACCAGAAGCGTAACAACGTTGTTGTTTCCCGTCGTGCAGTTATCGAATCCGAAAACAGCGCAGAACGCGATCAGCTGCTGGAAAACCTGCAGGAAGGCATGGAAGTTAAAGGTATCGTTAAGAACCTTACTGACTACGGTGCATTCGTTGATCTGGGCGGCGTTGACGGCCTGCTGCACATCACCGATATGGCATGGAAACGCGTTAAGCATCCGAGCGAAATCGTAAACGTTGGCGACGAAATCACTGTTAAAGTGCTGAAATTCGACCGCGAACGTACTCGTGTGTCCCTGGGCCTGAAACAGCTGGGCGAAGATCCGTGGGTAGCTATCGCTAAACGTTACCCGGAAGGCACCAAGCTGACTGGCCGCGTGACCAACCTGACCGACTACGGCTGCTTCGTTGAAATCGAAGAAGGTGTTGAAGGCCTGGTTCACGTTTCCGAAATGGATTGGACCAACAAAAACATCCACCCGTCCAAAGTTGTTAACGTTGGCGACGTAGTGGAAGTTATGGTTCTGGATATCGACGAAGAACGTCGTCGTATCTCCCTGTGCCTGAAACAGTGCAAATCCAACCCGTGGCAGCAGTTTGCTGAAACCCACAACAAGGGCGATCGCGTTGAAGGTAAAATCAAGTCTATCACTGACTTCGGTATCTTCATCGGCCTGGACGGTGGCATCGACGGCCTGGTTCACCTGTCTGACATCTCCTGGAACGTTGCAGGCGAAGAAGCAGTTCGTGAATACAAAAAAGGCGACGAAATCGCAGCTGTTGTTCTGCAGGTTGACGCAGAGCGTGAGCGTATCTCTCTGGGCGTTAAACAGCTCGCAGAAGATCCGTTCAACAACTACGTTGCACTGAACAAGAAAGGCGCAATCGTAAACGGTAAAGTCACTGCAGTTGATGCTAAAGGCGCAACCGTAGAACTGGCTGACGGCGTTGAAGGTTACCTGCGCGCTTCTGAAGCTTCTCGCGATCGTGTAGAAGATGCAACTCTGGTTCTGAATGTTGGTGATGACGTTGAAGCTAAATTCACCGGCGTTGACCGTAAGAACCGTGTAGTTAGCCTGTCTGTACGTGCGAAAGACGAAGCTGACGAGAAAGATGCTATCGCTTCTGTTAACAACAAACAGGAAGAAGGCAACTTCTCTAACGCTATGGCTGAAGCTTTCAAAGCAGCTAAAGGCGAGTAA
- the focA gene encoding formate transporter FocA, with the protein MKADNPFDLILPAEMAKVAEEAGVYKATKHPLKTFYLAITAGVFISIAFVFYITATTGTAAMPYGIAKLIGGICFSLGLILCIICGADLFTSTVLIVVAKASGRITWGQLARNWINVYFGNLVGALLFVLLMWLSGEYMVANGGWGLNVLQTADHKVHHTFIEAVALGILANLMVCMAVWMSYSGRSLMDKAMIMVLPVAMFVASGFEHSIANMFMIPMGIVIRNFASPEFWSAVGSSPESFSHLTITNFIIDNLIPVTIGNIIGGGLLVGLTYWVIYLRGNDHH; encoded by the coding sequence GTGAAAGCTGACAACCCTTTTGATCTTATCCTTCCAGCCGAAATGGCCAAAGTTGCCGAAGAAGCTGGCGTCTATAAAGCGACTAAACATCCGCTGAAGACTTTCTACCTGGCTATCACCGCAGGTGTGTTCATCTCTATTGCTTTTGTTTTCTATATCACCGCCACCACCGGCACAGCGGCAATGCCCTACGGTATTGCTAAACTGATTGGGGGTATCTGTTTCTCCCTGGGGTTGATCCTCTGCATTATCTGCGGTGCGGATCTTTTTACCTCGACTGTGCTGATTGTCGTGGCGAAAGCCAGTGGGCGTATCACTTGGGGGCAACTGGCCCGTAACTGGATTAACGTCTACTTCGGTAACCTGGTAGGTGCGCTGCTGTTTGTCCTGCTAATGTGGTTGTCTGGCGAATATATGGTCGCCAATGGTGGCTGGGGCTTAAACGTCCTGCAGACCGCAGACCATAAAGTGCATCACACTTTCATCGAAGCTGTTGCACTGGGTATTCTGGCCAACCTGATGGTTTGTATGGCCGTGTGGATGAGTTATTCCGGTCGCAGCCTGATGGATAAAGCGATGATTATGGTGCTGCCGGTAGCGATGTTTGTCGCCAGCGGTTTTGAGCACAGTATCGCAAACATGTTTATGATTCCGATGGGTATCGTAATCCGTAACTTTGCTAGCCCGGAGTTCTGGAGCGCAGTTGGTTCCAGCCCGGAAAGTTTTTCTCATCTGACTATTACGAATTTCATCATCGATAACCTTATTCCGGTAACAATCGGGAATATCATAGGTGGTGGGTTATTAGTCGGGTTGACATACTGGGTCATTTATCTGCGTGGCAACGATCATCATTAA
- a CDS encoding DUF421 domain-containing protein, which yields MKAFDLHRMALDKVPFDFLWEVALRSLYTFVLVFLFLKITGRRGVRQMSLFEVLIILTLGSAAGDVAFYDDVPMLPVLVVFITLAVLYRLVMWLMSHSEKLEDLLEGKPVVIVENGELAWEKLHEENMTEFEFFMELRVNGIEHLGQIRLAIMETNGQISVYYFPDNEVKPGLCILPEGCSERFTSVPESGDYVCVRCSKIVALQAGEKRSCPRCANPEWSKASRAIRVT from the coding sequence ATGAAAGCGTTCGACCTTCATCGCATGGCACTGGATAAAGTTCCCTTTGATTTTTTGTGGGAAGTGGCACTGCGCAGCCTTTATACCTTCGTTTTAGTCTTTTTATTCCTCAAGATCACCGGCCGACGTGGCGTACGGCAAATGTCGCTATTCGAAGTCCTCATTATCCTGACGCTGGGCTCGGCAGCGGGAGATGTGGCCTTTTATGACGACGTTCCAATGCTGCCCGTACTGGTGGTTTTTATTACGCTGGCAGTGCTTTATCGTCTGGTGATGTGGCTGATGTCGCACAGCGAAAAGCTGGAGGATCTGCTGGAAGGCAAACCGGTTGTTATTGTTGAGAATGGTGAGCTGGCATGGGAAAAATTGCATGAAGAGAACATGACTGAATTTGAGTTTTTCATGGAATTGCGCGTCAACGGTATAGAACATCTCGGGCAGATTCGGCTGGCGATTATGGAGACCAATGGGCAAATCAGCGTCTATTACTTCCCCGACAACGAGGTTAAACCAGGGCTCTGTATTCTGCCGGAAGGATGCAGTGAACGATTTACCTCGGTGCCTGAATCGGGCGATTACGTTTGCGTACGTTGCAGTAAAATTGTCGCCTTACAGGCGGGCGAAAAGCGATCCTGCCCGCGCTGTGCAAATCCGGAATGGTCGAAGGCCAGCAGGGCAATACGGGTGACATAA
- the aroA gene encoding 3-phosphoshikimate 1-carboxyvinyltransferase, with protein sequence MESLTLQPIARVDGTINLPGSKSVSNRALLLAAFARGTTVLTNLLDSDDVRHMLNALSALGVHYTLSADRTRCEVTGVGGPLHSAEKLELFLGNAGTAMRPLAAALCLGANDLVLTGEPRMKERPIGHLVDALRQGGAQIDYLEQENYPPLRLRGGFTGGDVSVDGSVSSQFLTALLMAAPLAPQDTVITIKGDLVSKPYIDITLHLMETFGVLVENQHYQRFVVRGGQQYQSPGQYLVEGDASSASYFLAAGAIKGGTVKVTGIGRNSVQGDIRFADVLEKMGATVVWGDDYIACTRGELNAIDMDMNHIPDAAMTIATAALFAKGTTTLRNIYNWRVKETDRLFAMATELRKVGATVEEGEDFIRITPPEKLQFAEIGTYNDHRMAMCFSLVALSDTPVTILDPKCTAKTFPDYFEQLARISTLA encoded by the coding sequence ATGGAATCCCTGACGTTACAACCCATCGCGCGGGTAGATGGCACCATCAATCTGCCTGGTTCGAAAAGTGTCTCAAACCGCGCTTTGTTGCTTGCCGCATTTGCCCGTGGCACTACCGTTCTGACCAATTTGCTGGACAGTGACGACGTGCGCCACATGTTGAATGCCCTCAGCGCGCTGGGAGTTCATTATACCTTGTCTGCCGACCGCACCCGTTGTGAAGTGACCGGCGTGGGTGGTCCGCTGCACTCTGCGGAAAAACTGGAGCTGTTTCTTGGCAATGCCGGAACGGCAATGCGCCCTCTGGCTGCGGCGCTTTGTCTTGGGGCAAACGATTTGGTGCTGACCGGTGAACCGCGTATGAAAGAGCGCCCGATTGGACACCTGGTTGACGCGCTGCGTCAGGGTGGAGCGCAAATCGATTACCTTGAGCAAGAAAATTACCCTCCTCTGCGCCTGCGCGGCGGTTTTACCGGCGGTGACGTCAGTGTGGACGGCAGCGTTTCCAGCCAGTTCCTGACCGCATTGCTGATGGCAGCGCCGCTGGCGCCGCAGGATACGGTTATCACTATCAAAGGCGATCTGGTCTCTAAACCTTACATCGACATCACGTTGCATCTGATGGAAACCTTTGGTGTGTTGGTGGAAAACCAGCACTATCAGCGTTTTGTGGTTCGCGGCGGTCAGCAATATCAGTCTCCGGGCCAGTATCTGGTGGAGGGCGATGCCTCCTCGGCTTCTTATTTCCTGGCTGCAGGGGCGATCAAAGGCGGCACGGTAAAAGTGACAGGGATTGGACGCAACAGCGTGCAGGGCGATATCCGCTTTGCCGACGTACTGGAAAAAATGGGCGCAACGGTGGTCTGGGGTGATGACTACATTGCCTGTACGCGCGGCGAGTTGAACGCTATCGATATGGACATGAATCATATCCCGGACGCTGCAATGACTATCGCGACGGCTGCGCTGTTTGCCAAAGGCACCACTACGCTGCGTAATATCTATAACTGGCGAGTGAAGGAAACAGATCGTCTGTTTGCGATGGCGACAGAGTTGCGCAAAGTGGGGGCGACGGTGGAAGAGGGTGAGGATTTTATCCGCATTACTCCGCCGGAAAAATTGCAGTTTGCGGAAATTGGTACGTATAACGATCACCGTATGGCGATGTGCTTCTCGCTGGTGGCGCTGTCGGATACGCCGGTTACCATTCTGGACCCGAAATGCACGGCGAAAACCTTCCCCGACTATTTTGAGCAGTTAGCTCGCATCAGTACGCTCGCGTAA
- the cmk gene encoding (d)CMP kinase → MTAIAPVITIDGPSGAGKGTLCKAMAEALQWHLLDSGAIYRVLALAALHHHVDVSSEEVLVPLAAHLDVRFVSTDGNLEVILEGEDVSSEIRTQEVANAASQVAAFPRVREALLRRQRAFREAPGLIADGRDMGTVVFPDAPVKIFLDASSEERANRRMLQLQEKGFSVNFERLLAEIKERDDRDRNRPVAPLVPAADALVLDSTSLSIEQVIEKALQYARQKLALA, encoded by the coding sequence ATGACGGCAATTGCCCCGGTAATCACCATTGATGGGCCAAGCGGTGCGGGAAAAGGCACGCTTTGCAAGGCAATGGCGGAAGCGTTGCAATGGCATCTGTTGGATTCAGGCGCAATTTATCGTGTGCTGGCGCTCGCTGCACTGCATCACCACGTCGATGTCTCCTCGGAAGAAGTGCTGGTTCCGCTGGCGGCGCATCTGGATGTGCGATTTGTCTCAACCGACGGAAATCTGGAAGTAATCCTCGAAGGTGAGGATGTCAGCAGTGAAATTCGCACCCAGGAAGTAGCGAATGCAGCATCGCAAGTGGCTGCGTTTCCGCGCGTGCGTGAAGCGTTATTACGCCGCCAGCGCGCGTTTCGCGAAGCACCGGGTCTTATAGCCGATGGACGTGATATGGGGACGGTCGTTTTCCCCGACGCGCCGGTGAAAATTTTCCTTGACGCTTCTTCGGAAGAACGTGCGAATCGTCGCATGCTCCAGTTGCAGGAGAAAGGCTTTAGTGTTAACTTTGAACGCCTTTTGGCCGAGATCAAGGAACGTGACGATCGCGATCGTAATCGTCCTGTAGCGCCGCTGGTTCCCGCTGCTGATGCTTTAGTTCTGGATTCAACCAGTTTAAGCATTGAGCAAGTGATTGAGAAAGCGCTACAATATGCACGCCAAAAATTGGCTCTCGCGTAA
- the ycaO gene encoding 30S ribosomal protein S12 methylthiotransferase accessory factor YcaO, giving the protein MTQTFIPGKDAALEDSIARFQQKLTDLGFHIEEASWLNPVPNVWSVHIRDKECALCFTNGKGATKKAALASALGEYFERLSTNYFFADFWLGDAIAQGPFVHYPNEKWFTLPEDDSLPEGILDTRLRAFYDPQNELAAGMLVDLQSGNDERGICALPFTRQSDEQTVYIPMNIVGNLYVSNGMSAGNTRNEARVQGLSEVFERHIKNRIIAESISLPEIPQEVLARYPGVEEAIAKLEAEGFPIFAYDGSLGGKYPVICVVLFNPANGTCFASFGAHPDFGVALERTVTELLQGRGLKDLDVFTPPTFDDEEVAEHANLETHFIDSSGLISWDLFKQDADYPFVDWSFAGTTEEEFATLMAIFNAEDKEVYIADYEHLGVYACRILVPGMSDIYPAEDLWLANNTMGSHLRETILSLPGSEWEKEEYLNLIAQLDDEGHDDFTRVRELLGLATGKDNGWYTLRVGELKAMLALAGGDLDQALAWTEWTMEFNASIFSAERANYYRCLQTLLLLAQEEDREPLQYLNAFVRMYGAQAVEAASAALSGEAPFYDLQPADGTLQAFPAHQSLLAAYEKLQRAKTAFWAK; this is encoded by the coding sequence ATGACTCAAACATTTATTCCCGGCAAAGACGCCGCACTGGAAGACTCCATCGCCCGCTTCCAGCAAAAGCTCACTGACCTCGGTTTTCACATTGAAGAGGCCTCATGGCTGAATCCGGTGCCGAACGTCTGGTCTGTGCATATTCGCGATAAAGAGTGTGCGTTGTGCTTCACCAACGGTAAAGGCGCAACGAAAAAGGCTGCGCTTGCCTCTGCGCTGGGCGAGTACTTCGAGCGTCTTTCTACCAACTACTTCTTCGCTGACTTCTGGCTGGGTGATGCCATTGCGCAAGGCCCGTTCGTTCACTACCCGAACGAAAAGTGGTTCACGCTGCCGGAAGATGACTCGCTACCCGAGGGGATCCTCGATACTCGTCTGCGCGCGTTCTACGATCCACAGAACGAATTGGCCGCCGGGATGTTGGTCGATCTGCAATCCGGGAATGATGAGCGTGGTATCTGCGCCCTGCCGTTTACCCGCCAGTCTGATGAGCAGACGGTCTATATTCCGATGAACATCGTCGGCAATCTGTATGTTTCCAATGGTATGTCTGCCGGTAACACCCGCAACGAAGCCCGCGTACAGGGTCTGTCTGAAGTGTTCGAACGCCATATCAAAAACCGTATCATCGCAGAGAGCATCAGCCTGCCGGAAATCCCACAGGAAGTGCTGGCCCGCTATCCTGGTGTGGAGGAAGCCATTGCTAAACTGGAAGCCGAAGGGTTCCCGATTTTTGCCTATGATGGCTCGCTGGGCGGAAAATATCCGGTGATCTGCGTCGTGCTGTTTAATCCGGCGAATGGCACCTGCTTTGCCTCCTTTGGAGCACACCCAGATTTTGGCGTTGCGCTGGAACGTACAGTCACCGAGCTGTTGCAGGGGCGCGGTCTGAAAGATCTCGATGTCTTTACCCCGCCGACCTTTGATGACGAAGAAGTGGCTGAACACGCTAACCTCGAAACTCACTTTATCGATTCCAGCGGTTTGATCTCCTGGGATCTGTTTAAGCAAGATGCGGATTATCCGTTCGTTGACTGGAGCTTCGCAGGGACCACCGAAGAAGAGTTCGCCACGCTGATGGCTATCTTCAATGCGGAAGATAAAGAGGTCTATATCGCCGATTACGAGCACCTTGGCGTGTACGCCTGCCGTATTCTGGTGCCGGGCATGTCCGATATTTATCCGGCAGAAGATCTGTGGCTGGCGAATAACACCATGGGCAGCCATCTGCGCGAAACTATCCTGTCACTACCAGGCAGCGAGTGGGAGAAAGAGGAGTACCTCAACCTTATCGCCCAACTGGACGATGAAGGTCACGATGATTTTACCCGCGTTCGTGAGTTGCTGGGTCTGGCGACCGGTAAAGACAATGGCTGGTACACCCTGCGCGTTGGCGAGTTAAAAGCGATGCTGGCGCTGGCTGGCGGCGATCTGGATCAGGCGCTGGCCTGGACCGAATGGACCATGGAATTCAACGCGTCCATCTTCAGCGCGGAGCGCGCCAACTACTACCGCTGCCTGCAAACGCTACTGCTGCTGGCGCAGGAAGAGGATCGCGAGCCGCTGCAATATCTGAATGCATTCGTACGCATGTACGGCGCGCAGGCAGTTGAAGCAGCCAGCGCCGCGTTGAGCGGTGAAGCGCCGTTCTATGACCTGCAACCGGCAGACGGTACCCTGCAGGCGTTCCCGGCACATCAGTCTCTGTTAGCGGCTTACGAAAAGTTGCAACGCGCCAAAACGGCATTCTGGGCGAAATAA